From Saccharomycodes ludwigii strain NBRC 1722 chromosome IV, whole genome shotgun sequence, one genomic window encodes:
- a CDS encoding uncharacterized protein (similar to Saccharomyces cerevisiae YGR027W-B | retrotransposon genes), with amino-acid sequence MSEESNIEVPAEQRNNPTSGNNPNNELFQHGANSSSANTPANTEETFNQQTPEPSTNNTRVVVESPFSANTTNRSLIYVPDHLLEAVKTLIKNDAAPNRSNNDTTNQIIESNTIVPMGVPKNKLKLPRGPPNTDFITLADNTDFTRSNKLACASWASLNSHNAKNYKIPWNNFPTTYYESARFNSNTWKRFISQLTPMPYPVSSLSEIVQFIKWYNNFTYRTHENGIHQLLFYTVFSKIKNSSPIDEAENREILNNILPKIFPHKMKDISDNTCSSTIFRDYIEEVFPAHPSTIAVKLLDKYVITNNTTTSDMQTQINTAQSFRYCAKMDAIPDKEIIPYFERKISDCYGESTAHLIRKWMKTPNLTMQELLADLHEYMKISKRYKVSTNPRTDSFLPRKFQINNINRYDNTRYPKRRYNNGYPNRNRNYSRNNHPKSRNYTNHQSHRTTTGNNTTNQSNINNINQNNTNSNPPQSRLADFQPFFPNNSNINCIPQLATTKCPHILIDGGAHSSITNDKQAVTNFIPTSEPLITSANNTPFNIIGTGTIELNLNNYHIAIPVYVAEDDLPYPYIISEYDLRQQNIYKHNTPSDTYLASYTHNFKEIKLTPHARVHVLDKSHIEHNTYSEQLPPNEKPLSAHSICAHFSSKKIKELLQTTRPSVQNLLPRTYNEKILKTLSDKQQCSLCLQAKIHKINNKKEFLANASQPLEIISIDYMELGKQQYLCLIDHYTRYLWMLYTKDKQQTAVHLQNFIQKEINNVPFQIQTIFSDNALEFKSTSVVNLLSSYGIKQKFSPSYQPAINGICERSHRTILNAARAIYLETKCPIEVFPYLIQYCVQWYNLVPHSHTKKTPTESLYGIVRITKALFHPFGCKVIYYSHRQSLKHKLETNSAIGIYLGFNQNQTFAYYVLDLHSQTVAETNTVYFLDHIIGFQELAATAEKHREILQLLKEPTTIKTIATISKPTTSIPTSPSLSEAGKYNEWKNAIINELQNHKSFNTFEIVSTPSKAKLLPTKWVFTVKRDREGNISKYKARLTACGNRDIPLDPVDTTSPTTDITLLKLLLAFCVQYNWHTLPADVKSAYLHANINRDTYLRIPKYLELHYNIPKSQQHQCLKLNRSLYGLSDSGRNWFKYIYNTLTNLNYHPFKSCDTIFYKTIGKIFIIILLYVDDLLIITPNSMASDTAIKEISRTDITIGSVSHLQKFLGLNFEKQKEKLFLWSTYNKHQWLTTPKYTNNPSPSTYITNKDIDQYQNDESTLRSIVGQLNYVALSTRPDLTYATHYLSKTITLKTSHIWKWAQKALSYYHTTKDQRLYYRPTTPSEWKFTIYADSDHGSDPITRKSTSGFIAFIGNCPIYWRTQKSSRIITSSTASELYSLKQAIDSTKWIQNTANEIATITNTKTFPTRTIHQDNTSTINAMSAEFFRYKQWDIIYRYINEMVKMGEIILKYHPTEDLMADALTKPIDSQKFSHHIRNMQIS; translated from the coding sequence atgagtGAAGAATCCAATATAGAAGTTCCTGCGGAACAGAGAAATAATCCAACTTCGGGTAATAACCCGAACAACGAATTATTCCAACATGGTGCGAATTCAAGTTCAGCGAACACACCTGCCAACACAGAGGAGACCTTCAACCAACAAACTCCCGAACCTAgcactaataatacaagAGTTGTAGTTGAATCACCATTTAGCGCCAACACGACTAACAGATCCCTTATTTATGTGCCAGATCATTTACTAGAAGCTGTCAAaacattaattaaaaatgatgcGGCGCCCAATAGATCAAATAATGACACGACAAACCAAATCATAGAATCAAACACTATAGTACCTATGGGAGTTCCCAAAAATAAGTTAAAATTACCACGAGGACCACCTAACACAGACTTTATTACACTAGCAGACAATACAGACTTTACACGCTCAAACAAATTAGCATGTGCTAGCTGGGCATCCCTAAATTCCCATAATgcaaaaaattacaaaattcCTTGGAACAACTTTCCTACTACATACTACGAGTCCGCTAGATTCAACTCCAATACATGGAAGAGATTCATATCTCAGTTGACACCAATGCCCTACCCAGTATCATCCCTATCTGAAATCGTACAATTCATAAAATGGTACAATAACTTCACTTACCGAACTCACGAAAATGGCATCCATCaactattattttacaCTGTCTTCTCTAAAATAAAGAACTCGTCGCCAATTGATGAAGCTGAAAATAGAGAAATATTGAATAATATACTACCCAAAATATTCCCACACAAAATGAAAGACATATCAGACAACACGTGTTCATCCACAATATTCAGAGATTACATAGAAGAAGTATTTCCAGCACACCCAAGCACCATAGCTGTAAAATTATTGGACAAATATGTAATAACCAATAATACTACAACCTCTGATATGCAAACTCAGATAAACACAGCCCAATCCTTCAGATATTGCGCAAAAATGGACGCAATACCagataaagaaataatccCATATTTCGAAAGAAAAATCTCCGACTGCTATGGGGAATCAACGGCACATTTAATCAGAAAATGGATGAAGACTCCAAATCTAACTATGCAGGAGTTACTAGCAGACCTACACGaatatatgaaaataagTAAAAGATATAAAGTATCAACGAACCCCAGAACAGATTCATTTCTACCAAGAAAGTTTCAAATTAACAACATTAATCGATACGATAACACACGTTATCCAAAGCGCAGATATAATAACGGATACCCAAACAGAAACAGAAACTACTCTCGTAATAATCATCCCAAATCGCGCAATTATACGAATCATCAATCTCACCGCACGACAACTGGCAATAATACAACAAACCAATCGAACATCAACAATATAAATCAGAATAACACGAATTCTAATCCACCACAAAGTCGCCTAGCTGATTTTCAGCCATTCTTCCCAAACAACTCGAATATCAACTGTATACCACAATTAGCTACTACAAAATGCCCACACATCCTAATCGATGGAGGTGCACACAGCAGCATCACAAATGACAAACAAGCAGTAACCAATTTTATCCCAACTAGCGAACCATTAATAACCTCCGCAAACAATACCCCATTTAACATAATAGGTACAGGTACCATAGAATTAAACCTAAACAATTACCATATAGCAATACCAGTATACGTTGCAGAAGATGATCTACCAtatccatatataatatctGAATACGATCTGAGACAACAAAACATATACAAACATAACACCCCATCCGACACATATCTAGCGTCTTATACACATAACTTCAAAGAAATCAAATTGACCCCACACGCACGAGTGCATGTACTAGATAAATCACATATCGAACATAACACGTATAGTGAGCAACTCCCCCCAAATGAGAAACCACTATCTGCACACTCTATATGCGCTCACTTTAGctccaaaaaaatcaaagaaCTTCTTCAGACAACACGACCATCCGTACAAAATCTATTACCTCGCACGTACAACGAAAAAATACTGAAAACTTTATCAGATAAACAACAATGTTCGTTATGTTTACAAGCTAAAAttcataaaataaacaataaaaaggaatttCTGGCTAACGCATCCCAACCAttagaaataatatcaatagaTTACATGGAACTAGGTAAACAGCAATATTTATGCTTAATCGATCACTACACGCGATACCTATGGATGTTGTACACGAAAGACAAACAACAAACAGCAGTGCACCtacaaaattttattcaaaaagaaatcaaCAATGTACCATTTCAAATACAAACAATATTTTCCGATAACGCATTGGAATTCAAATCAACTTCAGTCGTAAACTTATTATCCTCCTACggaataaaacaaaaattctCGCCAAGCTATCAACCAGCAATAAATGGCATCTGTGAAAGAAGTCATAGAACTATATTAAACGCGGCACGAGCAATATATCTAGAAACCAAATGCCCTATAGAAGTATTTCCTTACCTAATTCAATATTGTGTGCAATGGTATAACTTAGTACCCCACAGCCACACGAAAAAAACACCAACTGAATCATTATATGGAATCGTCAGAATAACGAAAGCACTATTCCACCCATTCGGTTGCAAAGTTATATATTACTCTCATAGACAATCACTAAAGCACAAACTAGAAACTAACTCTGCCATAGGCATCTATCTAGGCTTTAATCAAAACCAAACTTTCGCTTACTACGTATTAGACCTTCATTCACAGACTGTAGCAGAAACTAATACTGTATACTTTTTAGACCACATCATTGGATTCCAAGAACTTGCAGCAACTGCGGAAAAACACCGAGAAATATTACAACTCCTAAAAGAACCAACTACAATAAAGACTATTGCAACTATCAGTAAACCAACGACATCCATACCTACCTCACCATCTTTGAGTGAAGCTGGTAAATACAATGAATGGAAAAATGCCATAATTAATGAATTACAAAATCACAAATCGTTTAACACATTTGAAATAGTTTCCACACCCTCTAAAGCAAAATTATTACCTACAAAATGGGTATTTACCGTAAAACGAGATCGTGAAGGAAATATCAGCAAATACAAAGCAAGACTTACTGCATGCGGCAATAGAGATATACCATTAGACCCGGTGGATACAACATCACCCACAACGGACATCACATTACTAAAACTATTGCTAGCATTCTGCGTACAGTACAACTGGCACACCTTACCAGCCGATGTAAAATCAGCATACCTCCATGCAAATATCAACCGTGATACATACCTAAGAATACCTAAATATTTAGAACTCCACTACAATATACCTAAATCACAACAACACCAATGTTTAAAACTCAACAGATCACTTTATGGACTATCCGACAGCGGAAGAAATTGgttcaaatatatttataacacCTTAACTAACTTAAATTACCATCCATTTAAAAGTTGCGACACTATTTTCTATAAAACCATTGGCAAAATATTCATCataatattactatatGTAGACGacctattaataataacacctAATTCAATGGCAAGTGACACAgcaataaaagaaatatccAGAACAGACATTACAATAGGCTCCGTATCacatttacaaaaatttttaggattaaactttgaaaaacaaaaagaaaaacttttccTATGGTCCacatataataaacatCAATGGCTAACAACGCCAAAATATACTAACAATCCAAGTCCATCAACTTATATAACAAACAAAGATATTGATCAATACCAAAATGACGAAAGCACCCTTAGATCTATCGTTGGACAACTTAATTACGTAGCACTATCAACCAGACCTGATTTAACATATGCGACACATTATCTATccaaaacaataacattaaaaacTAGCCATATATGGAAATGGGCTCAAAAAGCATTATCATATTATCATACAACTAAAGATCAACGATTATATTACCGCCCAACAACACCAAGCGAATGGAAATTTACCATATACGCAGACTCTGATCATGGCTCAGATCCTATAACGCGAAAAAGCACAAGCGGATTCATCGCATTTATCGGAAACTGTCCAATATATTGGCGAACACAAAAATCATCACGAATCATAACTTCATCAACAGCAAGCGAATTATACTCTTTAAAACAAGCAATAGATAGTACAAAATGGATACAGAATACAGCAAACGAAATAGCAACAATCACCAACACAAAAACATTTCCTACGAGAACCATTCATCAAGATAATACTAGCACAATAAACGCAATGTCAGCAGAATTCTTTCGATACAAACAATGGGATATTATATATCGATACATCAATGAAATGGTGAAAATGGGagaaattatattaaaatatcaccCAACAGAAGACCTAATGGCAGATGCATTGACCAAACCTATAGATTCACAGAAGTTCTCACATCACATAAGGAATATGCAaatttcataa
- the URA3 gene encoding orotidine-5'-phosphate decarboxylase (similar to Saccharomyces cerevisiae YEL021W | URA3 | URAcil requiring) translates to MTTFPTYEERAAKHPSPVASKLLRLMDEKKTNLCASLDVLTTKELLDLAEILGPNICLLKTHVDILRDFSMENTIIPLKKIAKKHNFMIFEDRKFADIGNTVKLQYSSGVYQIVKWADITNAHGVTGPGIVAGLKQAVIEEKIEEPRGLLMLAELSSKGSLAHGEYTKGCVEIAKTDKNFVIGFIAQHEMGGRSDGFDWLIMTPGVGLDDKGDSLGQQYRTVEEVIVESGSDIIIVGRGLFAKGRDPKVEGLRYRKAGWDAYMKRVGK, encoded by the coding sequence ATGACCACCTTCCCAACTTATGAAGAAAGAGCTGCTAAACATCCTAGTCCAGTTGCATCCAAGTTACTAAGATTAATGGACGAAAAAAAGACCAATTTATGCGCCTCCTTAGATGTTTTGACTACCAAAGAATTATTAGACTTAGCAGAGATCTTAGGTCCAAATATTTGTCTATTGAAAACACACGTTGATATTTTAAGGGATTTCAGTATGGAAAACACAATTATCCCATTAAAGAAGATAGctaaaaaacataatttcATGATTTTTGAAGATCGTAAATTTGCCGACATTGGCAATACCGTTAAATTGCAATATTCTTCGGGTGTTTACCAAATTGTTAAATGGGCTGATATCACAAATGCCCATGGTGTTACTGGACCCGGTATAGTTGCTGGTTTAAAACAGGCAgttattgaagaaaaaatcgAAGAACCACGTGGTCTATTGATGTTGGCTGAGTTGAGTTCAAAAGGTTCATTGGCCCATGGGGAATATACCAAGGGATGTGTTGAAATAGCTAAAactgataaaaattttgttattggGTTTATAGCACAACATGAGATGGGAGGCAGATCGGATGGATTTGATTGGTTAATTATGACACCTGGTGTTGGTTTAGATGATAAAGGCGATAGTTTAGGGCAACAATACAGAACCGTAGAAGAGGTTATTGTAGAAAGTGGTAGtgatatcattattgttggcAGAGGGTTGTTTGCTAAGGGTAGAGACCCCAAAGTGGAAGGGTTGCGTTATAGAAAGGCCGGTTGGGATGCTTATATGAAGAGAGTTGGAAAGTAA
- a CDS encoding uncharacterized protein (similar to Saccharomyces cerevisiae YJR095W | SFC1 | Succinate-Fumarate Carrier): MSPVTTIEHNPKKNKKKSKDASLIGVLSASFRSIVHRLTSFYLRNPLKLFRPPKFDYLYYVRLMENNAANKIAPALSFKASPFQYTSHILQKSSIAVLYRALNRHGWKIIPQRILPPLLANSLSSVILYTTYLEALPSKDYYANQISQPGKSIQPNTLANVKYSMSEVWQAGFIAGAVQSILSAPLDSIYTRSSTSEIMRLHKNPSHLSLWKFGFLKLKEIGFPGIFYGGFTLSLLKDSIGFASYFGVFEYLKNSSNVHALSTRLSNNHKIHKVSQTFVAGIVAAFVLQLSQYPIDKIQKIHLSQLEIQDYVHIGNGKTVTKDVSPFKMYAHTYKYTWDAIKKNNQNNYRHILKWLYKGFWKHTLAIIPSTTSGLLFLEYLRTKTEITVNNNDENQIFES; this comes from the coding sequence ATGAGTCCAGTCACAACCATCGAGCAcaacccaaaaaaaaataaaaaaaaatctaaagaTGCCTCCCTTATAGGTGTTTTAAGTGCAAGTTTCAGATCAATTGTTCATAGATTAACATCCTTCTACTTGCGTAACCCATTAAAACTATTTAGACCCCCAAAATTTGATTACTTATATTACGTAAGATTGATGGAAAATAACGCGGCTAACAAAATAGCACCTGCTCTTTCGTTCAAAGCATCTCCTTTCCAGTATACTTCTCATATCCTACAAAAATCGTCAATTGCCGTTTTGTACAGAGCCTTGAACCGGCACGGCTGGAAAATCATTCCTCAAAGAATATTGCCTCCGTTGTTAGCAAATTCCTTATCAAGCGTTATCCTATACACCACTTATTTAGAAGCATTACCATCAAAGGATTACTATGCCAACCAAATTTCCCAACCAGGCAAATCAATACAACCTAATACATTGGCAAATGTAAAATACAGCATGTCAGAAGTTTGGCAGGCTGGGTTTATAGCGGGCGCAGTACAATCAATACTCTCTGCTCCATTGGATTCTATATATACTAGATCCTCTACTTCGGAAATAATGCGTTTACATAAAAATCCAAGTCATTTGTCCCTATGGAAATTTGgctttttgaaattaaaggAAATCGGGTTCCCCGGCATATTTTATGGTGGCTTTACACTctctttattaaaagattcTATCGGATTTGCTTCCTATTTCGGtgtttttgaatatttgaaaaattcaaGCAATGTTCATGCTTTAAGTACTAGGCTTTCtaataatcataaaatACATAAAGTATCTCAAACTTTTGTCGCAGGTATTGTTGCCGCATTTGTTTTGCAATTGAGTCAATATCCGATAGataaaatccaaaaaattcatttatCACAATTGGAAATACAAGATTACGTTCATATTGGTAATGGGAAAACCGTCACCAAAGACGTTTCACCATTTAAAATGTATGCACACACGTACAAATACACATGGGATGctattaagaaaaataaccaaaataattatagGCATATACTAAAATGGTTATATAAAGGGTTTTGGAAACATACTCTAGCTATTATCCCAAGTACAACCTCAGGCTTATTATTCCTAGAATATTTAAGAACCAAAACAGAAATAActgtaaataataatgacgaAAATCAGATATTTGAGTCTTGA
- a CDS encoding uncharacterized protein (similar to Saccharomyces cerevisiae YEL022W | GEA2 | Guanine nucleotide Exchange on ARF (paralog of YJR031C | GEA1)), with amino-acid sequence MNDQYQHCNQQLAIDPVTIVIRECITLATAMRKFTKYYSQSTNVAALLTGTNSNNEDKHAELFSNYKNFTGILDSEISRFNDKKEQDTTTATEEEAEQTSISTETSTTIKKNSPANNSGLLNSNTFVNNDPLLAGFLQLRTMLNSKVSLQNIDALTLLQPFLLVISTSTTSGYITNLALTSLQKFFFQYKIINTYSKNYQAAFKQSVVSLTHCRFEGSEQLSDDSVLLKVLELMRNLVTSEQYNTIMSDSIMYEVLQTVMSLACNKRRSEVLRRAAEMTMMEITSTLFMKLKTINSSSQNAYINDEDYTKNGLKDDTIGTSSDTKEIIEKEDTEENNPTGSTKEDTGKEEIYGLPVIKDYLGILISLIMPENQHKHNYSTRILSLQLLNIAFEISGDHFPHHPVLFTLVSDPIFKNILYIIKNAKNTKPSLLQAALQAFVTLSLVMGEYLEMQIELTLKTIFDIVSDSDDDQVASVAKELLIEQIAILWTRSKPSFFTKLFVTYDCNLNRSDLCVDFIKYLSKLSLPESASTTADIVPPICLNGLISFIEDTYVLLTGNMGCNLDIANTYLEQRERKAKFIESTQLFNEKPKKGLPLLLSNGFIENDNEETIAKFLYENKGRLNKKTIGEYVADPKNISLLKHFISNFNFQGLRVDEAIRVLLTKFRLPGESQQIERIVESFAAKYVEDQKYDSDRETINEVEDDYATVQPDADSVFILSYSIIMLNTDLHNPQVKKHMTFDDYTYNLKGCNNNKNFPLWYLDRIYCSIRDKEIVMPEEHHGNEEWFDDAWNNLISSFNVYIEYKDTHSNSQELTDVNSLIQFDRAIFEQAGENIISTLFKIFEIATDDHISIKMLSTLDKCCYIAFTFGSANALNTVIKKLISISLLDGEFNEESESDNIPLVEILEDERNKKVSYSVSNLGVKFGRDFKAQLVTILLFNIFQNNNRLGLISEDSWFSLAQIVLNLYENKIMLPDCFPSIQKKFRLPPLPRPTPDYTINKSQKESNNRNGLLSTFASYLKGDEEPTLQELNASLSTYQCIATCNLQETLLGNKYNFTDGKFIMAVLKLLDGNRVLAEGTKLFLIEFMVGLFFNHLETTHVASSRGGSTMHC; translated from the coding sequence atGAATGATCAATATCAACATTGCAATCAGCAGCTAGCTATAGATCCAGTCACCATTGTTATTAGGGAATGTATCACTTTAGCCACGGCTATGAGAAAATTTACTAAATATTATTCTCAAAGTACCAACGTAGCTGCCTTATTAACGGGAACCAATTCTAATAACGAAGATAAACATGCTGAATTGTTTAGTaactataaaaattttacgGGCATTCTAGATTCTGAAATTTCTAGATTTAATGATAAGAAGGAACAGGATACCACAACAGCAACTGAGGAAGAAGCTGAGCAAACAAGCATATCTACCGAAACTTCAacaactattaaaaaaaatagtccTGCTAATAATAGCGGTTTATTAAATAGTAACACCTTTGTGAATAATGATCCACTTTTGGCTGGATTTTTACAATTAAGAACAATGCTAAATTCCAAAGTTTCTTTGCAAAATATCGATGCACTAACTTTGTTACAGCCATTTCTATTAGTTATCAGTACAAGCACAACTTCTGGATATATTACCAATTTGGCCTTAACTTCATTGcaaaagtttttctttcaatacAAGATTATTAATACTTATTCGAAAAATTATCAGGCTGCCTTCAAACAAAGTGTTGTATCCTTGACGCATTGTCGATTTGAAGGATCTGAACAACTATCCGATGATTCcgttttattaaaagtgtTAGAATTAATGCGCAATCTAGTTACTTCTGAACAATATAATACGATTATGTCGGATTCTATTATGTATGAAGTATTGCAAACTGTTATGTCTCTAGCTTGTAATAAACGAAGATCAGAGGTGCTAAGAAGGGCCGCTGAAATGACGATGATGGAAATTACTAGTACCTTATTTATGAAGTTGAAGACTATAAATTCCAGTTCTCAAAATGCGTACATTAATGACGAAGACTATACCAAGAATGGATTGAAGGATGACACAATTGGCACCTCTAGTGACactaaagaaataatagaaaaagaagacaCCGAAGAGAATAATCCCACTGGAAGTACTAAAGAGGATACTGGGAAGGAAGAAATCTACGGGTTGCCTGTAATTAAAGATTATTTAGGgatattaatatcattaatCATGCCTGAAAATCAACACAAACATAATTACAGTACTCGAATTTTGAGTTTgcaattattaaatattgcATTTGAAATATCTGGCGATCATTTCCCTCATCATCCcgttttatttactttagTATCTGATCCaatctttaaaaacattttgtatataattaaaaacgCTAAAAACACCAAGCCCTCCTTATTACAAGCCGCTTTGCAAGCTTTTGTCACTTTGTCGTTGGTTATGGGAGAATATTTGGAAATGCAGATTGAACTAACGTTGAAAACGatttttgatattgttaGCGATTCAGATGATGACCAGGTAGCTAGTGTTGCTAAAGAGCTTTTAATTGAGCAAATTGCTATACTATGGACGAGATCCAAACCTTCCTTTTTCACAAAATTATTTGTCACATATGATTGTAATTTGAATAGATCAGATTTATGTGTTGATttcattaaatatttatccaaATTATCGTTACCGGAGTCTGCTAGCACCACTGCTGACATTGTTCCACCTATTTGTCTAAATGGTTTAATTTCATTCATTGAAGATACTTATGTGTTGCTGACCGGCAATATGGGATGCAACTTGGACATTGCAAATACCTACCTAGAacaaagagaaagaaaggctaaatttattgaatcgactcaattatttaatgaaaaGCCCAAAAAAGGATTGCCCTTATTACTATCTAATGGctttattgaaaatgataacGAGGAGACTAttgcaaaatttttatacGAAAACAAGGGGAGATTAAATAAGAAAACCATTGGCGAATATGTTGCAGACCCTAAAaacatttctttattaaaacattttatttccaatttCAATTTCCAAGGATTACGTGTAGATGAAGCTATTCGTGTTTTGTTAACTAAATTTCGTTTACCAGGTGAATCGCAACAAATCGAGAGGATTGTGGAATCTTTTGCTGCCAAATATGTTGAAGatcaaaaatatgattCTGACAGGGAGACCATTAATGAAGTTGAGGATGATTATGCGACGGTTCAACCAGATGCAGACTCTGTCTTTATTTTAAGTTATTCGATTATCATGCTAAATACCGATTTGCATAATCCACAAGTAAAAAAACACATGACATTTGATGATTATACATACAATTTGAAAggttgtaataataacaaaaatttcCCCCTATGGTATTTGGATAGAATCTATTGTTCTATTAGAGATAAAGAGATTGTTATGCCGGAGGAACATCATGGAAATGAAGAATGGTTTGACGATGCTTggaataatttaatttcttcatTCAATGTTTATATTGAATATAAGGATACACATAGTAACTCGCAAGAGCTAACTGATGTCAACTCTTTGATTCAATTTGATAGAGCCATTTTTGAACAAGCTGGCGAGAATATCATCAGCACTTTATTTAagatttttgaaattgcCACCGATGATCATATAAGTATTAAAATGTTGTCGACCCTTGACAAATGTTGTTATATAGCATTTACCTTTGGCTCAGCAAATGCTTTGAATACAGTTATTAAAAAGCTAATCTCTATCTCGTTGTTAGATGGTGAGTTTAACGAAGAATCGGAATCTGATAATATTCCTTTGGTTGAGATTTTAGAAGAtgaaagaaacaaaaaagttagTTATTCAGTCAGTAACCTTGGTGTCAAATTTGGTAGAGATTTTAAAGCACAACTCGTAAcaattttgttgtttaatatttttcagaATAACAATAGATTAGGGTTAATCAGTGAAGATAGTTGGTTTTCACTTGCTCAGATTGTATTAAACTTGTACGAGAATAAAATTATGCTTCCTGATTGTTTCCCCTCCattcaaaagaaatttaGATTACCCCCACTACCTAGACCGACCCCCGACTacacaataaataaaagtcaaaaagaaagtaataatagaaacGGGTTGTTATCGACCTTTGCATCGTATTTGAAAGGGGATGAAGAACCTACTTTGCAAGAACTCAATGCAAGTTTGTCTACTTATCAATGTATAGCTACTTGTAACTTACAGGAGACGTTGTTGggcaataaatataattttacgGATGGTAAATTTATAATGGCTGTACTTAAGTTATTAGACGGTAATAGAGTTCTTGCAGAGGGGACCAAactgtttttaattgaGTTTATGGTTGGACTATTTTTCAACCATTTGGAAACAACCCATGTTGCCAGCTCTAGGGGGGGGTCGACGATGCATTGCTAG